In Mercenaria mercenaria strain notata chromosome 15, MADL_Memer_1, whole genome shotgun sequence, a single genomic region encodes these proteins:
- the LOC123554403 gene encoding caveolin-2-like, whose amino-acid sequence MADEYFAQQDRERERVSKPRQTRVAPAEQQPKENRDPNNLNSHIECQYYSVFAEPQTSPQSVDCIWEFSEIVFDCFKECWYKMFGLCCGICIAIAWGIEFVPVIFSHVWCFTPFIQLLNIILTGWCRPVWFLCVNLCISPCTQSCAYFFHNCGYGKMTRPPTPKIFPDRPKRKAAPKPIENKIEPKKEEKVLAPVPVVVAAKGEFDEYDKEKIAKSVKRQMMLF is encoded by the coding sequence ATGGCGGATGAATATTTTGCTCAGCAAGACAGAGAAAGGGAACGGGTATCGAAACCGAGACAAACTCGAGTAGCACCGGCGGAACAGCAGCCCAAAGAAAACCGCGATCCTAACAATTTGAATTCACATATTGAATGCCAATATTATAGTGTATTTGCAGAGCCTCAAACCAGTCCCCAATCTGTAGACTGTATCTGGGAATTTTCGGAAATAGTTTTTGACTGCTTCAAGGAGTGCTGGTACAAAATGTTTGGACTATGTTGTGGTATTTGCATCGCAATAGCGTGGGGGATCGAATTTGTGCCGGTTATATTCTCGCATGTGTGGTGCTTTACACCTTTCATCCAATTGTTAAATATAATACTCACCGGTTGGTGTAGGCCGGTCTGGTTCTTGTGCGTCAACCTTTGTATCTCGCCATGCACTCAGTCATGTGCCTACTTCTTTCACAACTGCGGGTATGGAAAGATGACCCGGCCACCGACCCCAAAAATATTTCCTGATAGGCCGAAGAGGAAAGCAGCCCCTAAACCGATAGAGAATAAGATCGAGCCCAAGAAGGAGGAGAAGGTGTTAGCCCCTGTCCCTGTAGTGGTAGCAGCAAAGGGAGAGTTTGATGAATATGATAAAGAGAAAATTGCAAAATCTGTGAAGCGTCAAAtgatgttgttttaa